The DNA window GACTTAGCCAATTGAAACTAACAAATGATGGGAACCCAACCTTTGTGATTGGAGATCCCATGAAAAAGGTTCATATGGGTAAGAACAAGTCACTTGTTAGTTCTGCTAGCAccaaaaattatttgattaatttttatttgcGTCCTTTTCCCATGGTGTAATTGAGAAGGTGCTAGACACTGCATTATTGAGAGGATAAGTTTATGTAGCTTTTAATgaatttcatatcctttataggtggTGTATGATTTGCAGCATACACTTGATGAAATCACCTATGTGAGTGTTAAGTGGGGCCGCTTGTATGAGATCTTGGCGAAATCTCTAGAGCACTCATGAAATAACCAGGCACGCGCATGGCCTATTAGCGCACCACAGCGTCAACAACAAGAACCGTGGGGGTGTGATGTGAGTGGTAGACCTCTAACATACATAAAGTGTCTTtggttcatatagcttgctacaccAATTTTACTGTATGTTAAGTACTATCATTCTAGGACTagttcatatagcttgctacactAGTTTGATGCATCACATCCATGATGTTAATCCATGAAATTCTTTTATACAACTTTTAATAACTTTTGAAATatgtgggggattgttgtaaattttgatgatatttcaaaagttttaaatagtttttgtctcaattttaagtgaaaaataagataaaatatttttaaagaaaattactattattattattattttatttataatttaaagcaAATATTAATGTGGTCCATaatgagtttattataatattgACTTGACTTAGTCCAAGTCATTAAATATTATTctcttatatgtatatatatgtctaCTCTCTTACTTTTAGgaatagtagaaaaaataaaatacttgAACGTAATAATCTAacaaaacctcttttcttccttttcttttgttGCTCTTTTGTTTTTGGATTACATCTTCCGGTGATCTCAAAGAGTAGTTCTTGTTGTTCTGATACCTCAGATTTATAATGAGAATCTGGgaagaacctgttgaatcctgggggatttgcgcttatgaggcggataaatccttaaggacagtgtttttacacgcctcaggtttatataattatttattattttgcaggTGAAAGATCAATGATTACAAGAAAATGGAATCAAACTACATCGATGATCAAATTCTTCAACAATAGCTCATGGTAGTCCATTACCCTAATTGATGTATTATTACTTTGAGACTTATGTACTATAATTTTGAGTCAATAACATCTAATATAAAGTCAATATAATAcaacaaaatataacaaatataGTACTATTTTAAAGTAACAATATTTCGCGCTACTGGCGTAAATATGCGATTTTTGGCAACATAAACCCTTCCTTCATTTTTACTTAATTAGCATCGAAATTAATATTTACATCAATGGTAAGTAATTAATCTAACAAATATAAATATGTCACTATCTAAACTCATTGATTTTAGTTTACAAAATCAATGCAATAAATGGAGACAATGGGTAAATATGAAGTCATAGGAAAGAAAGTCAGACTAAAATACCCCAAACAAACAAAAATGATATTATATCGATTTGCTATTAAATAACCCATATATGATAATGTCATTCATTTTTCTTATAGTTAAGGACCTAAACTAATATCATTAAAGATTCTCTCACTTACGATGATTGATCTCCAAATAACTTCTCATAGAGACTTGATCTAGGACCTCTTATTTCATTATCTAAGTCTCAATGAACCATGGACTAATCATCCTCACCATATACTTGCATTGATGCAATATTTCTAAACCCATATTTTCCATCTGCTTTAACGTCAACTATAGGATTAATATATGTCATGATAtaatcaaaaaatttaaatagGAATTGATTTTGAGATGGCTTAAAGACCATGTAGTTTAAGCCGAGTTTTGAGCTTCTCTAcaagtttttgtaataaaatgtaTATTGATAGAATTGTGTCCGCTACTACTCGATCTGATCAGTATTCGATGGAAAATGATCCACGAAAATTACAAAAGTCCGAGATGAAAATATTTGTGGCTGAAATGACGTTAGACCAAAGATGTCAGGAGACGAATAtcatttattaaagaaaaaagttCTAGGACCTAGAGTGCATATTTAGACTTGCCTTAAAGAATACACCTGGTCCAAGCAAAAGTGAAATTGAAGAATGTTGAACAACATAACAATATCTCTTCATCTGACAATATGAACGGTCCAATTGAAAATTACGACATGGAGGTTAGTAAAATCCtaataaaaaacttataaaagaaaacacaaacaTCAAACCAGATacataaacattttttaaaatctaTATTTCTAGCTCTTATCTTTGACAATTACTAATTTGAGCATTAGAGTGCGCAAATACTCTCTTTTTTATAAAGCGAACAAGGTGCTAAAAGGAGAACGATCTTCATAATAACGGAACCTACAATTTCGAAAAGTATCTTCCTTGTTGGAAGTAACAATGTGGTTGTTATATGAAATATATTACAAGAATTATATAGATAGTACAACTAACGAATTAACAAACTAGTTAATTACTTAAAGTTAATAACAACTcactaatattatattttaataaactattttaattagaTGCACCTAAAAAGAATCCAACACTTTGAAAAAAGCAAATATACTCATTATGTCATAAACTTTACTAAATAAATCAAGTGACATTATAGAAGCAGTCAGAAACCCAATAATATGGCAGTCACCATATCTGTCTTATAAGGACATTCTCAACTAACCAATTTTAAACTTCAAATGGATAACAAAGTAGCATGTGTTTTGTCACCTTATCTCACATGTTAGCTAGCTGCATGGACCAtctctattattttctttttttcttctgccTCAAGTTCTCAACATAACAACTATATATAaatcactaatcactgttatgaattcaacaccaaaagAAACACAAGTTTTTCATTAGTATTTACATCTATGAAAATGGAAAATCTTAGTAAGTACTTCAAGGTTTTGATTATCTGTCTTTTGGCCGCATCGACTCATGCACAATTGGAGCTAGGGTTTTATGCTAAGAGCTGTCCAAAAGCTGAACAAATCATTCAGAAATTTGTTCATGAACATATCCGCAATGCTCCGTCGCTTGCGGCCGCGTTAATAAGAATGCATTTTCATGATTGTTTTGTTAGGGTATGTATGAAGTTCAACCTTATTTTTTTCTTACGAATTTCGAAGTTGACGAGCTAACATTATGTATGCATTTTGATTCAGGGATGTGATGGATCAGTTCTTCTGAACTCAACAACCAACCAAGCTGAAAAGAATGCTCCTCCAAATCTTACAGTTAGAGGATTTGATTTCATTGACAGAATCAAGAGCCTTGTTGAAGCTGAATGTCCTGGTGTTGTTTCTTGTGCTGATATCATAGCCTTATCTGCTAGAGACTCTATTGTTGTCACAGTAAGTACTAATTCCATCTTCAATATAATAATAAGTCCCGTTTGAATTGACTTATTTAAACTTATCTACTAACATCACTACGCGTGAGACTGTTTGGAAAGAGCTTATAGAAACGACTTATTATATGTTCTTAAGATGTTTTCAGCTTACgaaaataatgattttttttttttttttgatttcagGGTGGTCCCTATTGGAAAGTTCCAACAGGTAGAAGAGATGGAGTCATATCAAACTTATTGGAATCCAGTCAAAACATTCCTGCTCCATTTAACAACTTCACCACCCTCCAAACTCTCTTTGCCAATCAAGGACTTAATTTAAAAGACTTAGTCCTCCTCTCAGGTAATATTATCACATTCAACAATTTCCTTAAAATTGCGCATTTTAAGTCACTACTAGAAAATATTAGCGACATATTTTTTTTGTCGCTTATTCAACATTTTCTAGTAGTGTATATGGTTTTAAATTTAATGagcataattttaatttttttaggtgCTCACACAATTGGAATCTCTCTTTGCACTTCATTTTCGAACCGTTTGTACAATTTTACTGGAAAGGGTGATGAAGATCCATCACTTGACAGTGAATATGCAACAAATCTGAAGACATTCAAATGCAAGAACATCAATGACAATACTACAATAGTCGAAATGGACCCCGGAAGTCGAAACACTTTTGATCTTAGTTATTATAGTCAAGTTGTcaagagaagaggtttgtttgaATCTGATTCTGCATTATTGACAAATCCAGTTACAAAGTCTTTGGTGACTCAATTTCTTCAAGGGACACTTGAAAATTTCTATGCTGAATTTGCTAAATCAATTGAGAAAATGGGTCAAATTAAAGTTAAGACAGGGTCACAGGGTGAGATCAGGAAACATTGTGCACTTGTAAATAGCTAAGAATAAGAATCTTGTCTTGTTGATTTATGTTTTTGGGTGTCATGTTTTGTCTCAATAAGTCAGACCCTTATGGTATGGGGTGTTTTATGTGTGttgtaataattttaataataaattgctTTAATCAATTGTAATTTATATTTTCTGGTATGGTGGTACATTATGTTCTTGTTGTAATAAAAGTAGAATTGAGAGAGAGTTTCTAGTGTCAATAATATATTTGCAGAAGTTTCGCGGACCACATCACCTCATGCGGCCGCAATATTGCGGTTGCGGTAGTGTCCGCATCCGCATCTGGCCGTAATTACGGTGTGATTGCAAATCACAATAAAAATCGCATTATAACACTGCAACGGCCGCATCATAACACCGCATCGGCTGCATTAAGCCGCATCGGCCGCATTAAGCCACATCAAATTATGCAATGCTCGCAAAAATTAAAACCGCATCTTATATTGAAGatttaagatatattttaaaaggaTTAGTGATATTTAAAACGATGACGAATTGTTAATGAGACATATATGAAAATTTagagaagaaatagaagaaatgtgaattcgaaaataaataataaaatataatattttatgtatatattttatgttcataagtATGAATTCACGCCGCAACAACCGCATTCCGCATCGCAACAACCGGAATAGCCGCAACCACAACGACCGCAACCGcagccgcaatttaaaaccatggcatGGTTACTTCATATTGTAATAGATTTCTTCTTAATTCAATACAACTTTTTATGAAAACATCTAATTCAATGTCAAACTCTAATCATataaaaacacatttaattttgaAGATGAAATATATTTAACCTCGACTAAAAAAGCGGGATAACAAAGAGTGTCTTTAAAAACTATCACTTTACATCCTCGGTTAATAAAAAATCGAGGGGTTAAGTTATCTGCATATGAGTTTGAAACTCAAcatttgtatttttattattttcaaatctagtgcatcatacctctcagtttatcaataaaattgaggggtaagataaattttttttaaaactcatgacgttgtttacacagaatatttaaaaattaatttgtttataaattatattgtttacttagaatattacattatttacatagaaaattaaagtaaaaattaattttccTAAAGATCTATACTTCATCCTTCAAATGAACAAGGCTTTATAATAGCCTTAAGGTAAGTTCGTCAATATTAATGATCTTCAACCTCAATAAATATAGGTTGGTATGAAATGTAGAAGATACAAAAAGTTCATTTAATTAGTTTCAGACTTAAGAAATAATTAGTTTTGGATCAGTTTTTTATGTTTTTCGGGTCAGATGCTTTTAGGGCCCGATTTTCCTTTTGATATTTTAACCAAAAGTGTAGCTTATGTGAtcattatgaatttttatgaaaaataggaaGCTTTGTACGATTTACATAGATAACTAATCACCAAGGATCGATCTACTGTTCATGTTTCCGCCAAAACTTTGAGGTTTTATAATTTCAATCCAATTTTTTCCCTTTCAACATTCTTCTGCATGTCTTGTATGCTTAATTCAAGTTATATAGAATGTTCTGGTTTATGTTTCCTTGATCTGTTTTGCGTTTTAGCGTTGCTTTACCGTTAAATTGCGTATGTcgaatcacgtttgcttaattcgagtgTTGAATCTGTTTTCTTAATTTGGTTAAAATGTCACCATGTCATAATCCTTCCAAGTTCAAATTGTaatatcaaaatatcaaaatatcaaaaatatatatatataaaaaatcacACTACTAAGTTTATCGAACGCCCTTGTTCCTCCTCTATCGTCGGCACTGCAATGCATGTCATGCCTTTACTAAGATGGCGTGTATGGTGGCCATCTGATAGGTTCCCTCAATAAACTTGCCCTTAATTAAGTCATCTCTCCCAATATCCATAATGCCGTGACATGCATGTAACACATCAACGGTATGGTTTGGTCTTGCCCACTTCTTCTCTAAGATCTACTGATGACTGGCCTCGAGGGATCTCCCTATACATTTGGTCTCATGAAAGGGTGTGAAACTCTATATTAGATGTAACCGTATACTCTACTCCATGGACGAAGAGCGGGAGCACACCATACATTCTCTAGAACTAGATGACCAAAGTTCGATGCAAATATCTCATTAGCATCTTTGTGGAAGACAGGGGTAGGAGCAGCAACAGTGGGGTCTTTGAGTATACCCTAGATATATTCGAACCGACACAAGACTCGCCCATGTAGATGGGGGTACATAAGTCGAGATCCAAAAACCATCCATCAAGAGTACAATGCAATCACCTTCAAGGCTCATGTCTCACGGTGATCGTCGTACGACATCTCATTAATATCATCCTCCACGATGCGGTCAATAGCATCTCAAAAAAGATCAATCACCTGGATATCTCTAAGAGGGATGATCGAGAACGCACGTGGCAAGGCCTCAGAGAAGCCATGCTCAATCGGCAAAACATTGAAAACACTGGTGAATTCATGCTTGAAAATGGCCCAAATGAAATATTAGTAACAAAATAGTGTAGTATAGATATTATGACGTTAATATCTATAAGGGTGCAACAAAATTACCATAAATAGAAAGTTATTTCCAGTCAATTATCGATACTTTCATATACTACCCTTAACGTAGAGGTACCCCAAACAAGAAATCCTTTAGTTATACTCGTGGATCCTCTTCAAGTCAATAAAATATCTCATGTAGATAACGCTGACAATGtagcacttttgtccacaaaaatGGATGTGTCGACCAAAAAAAGAGGTATGATATCAATGCACACGCTCGGTGGTATGCAACTCGTAATCATCACTATCAGCATCTAGAGTTGCAACTAGGTGGTGCTCATACAGATCAATCAAGAATAACAACATAACATCACATCCTCTAGTGTCATCTAAATCCTGTTGATTTTTTCCCAAGCTAACTCCCAAATATGTGATCATCATGTTCAATGCCTTAGGTCTGGTGGTCATATAGTAGTTTAATAACTTTCCCTATATGGGAAGATGAATGCGGCATGAGATATCATCAAGTGTGATAGACATCTCACTTATCAAA is part of the Vicia villosa cultivar HV-30 ecotype Madison, WI linkage group LG2, Vvil1.0, whole genome shotgun sequence genome and encodes:
- the LOC131648333 gene encoding peroxidase 3-like; this translates as MKMENLSKYFKVLIICLLAASTHAQLELGFYAKSCPKAEQIIQKFVHEHIRNAPSLAAALIRMHFHDCFVRGCDGSVLLNSTTNQAEKNAPPNLTVRGFDFIDRIKSLVEAECPGVVSCADIIALSARDSIVVTGGPYWKVPTGRRDGVISNLLESSQNIPAPFNNFTTLQTLFANQGLNLKDLVLLSGAHTIGISLCTSFSNRLYNFTGKGDEDPSLDSEYATNLKTFKCKNINDNTTIVEMDPGSRNTFDLSYYSQVVKRRGLFESDSALLTNPVTKSLVTQFLQGTLENFYAEFAKSIEKMGQIKVKTGSQGEIRKHCALVNS